One window of the Eucalyptus grandis isolate ANBG69807.140 chromosome 6, ASM1654582v1, whole genome shotgun sequence genome contains the following:
- the LOC104450804 gene encoding putative laccase-9, with the protein MGSSPCELRWLLALLGGLLLLLPLAQGEDHYYTFVLRDTNFTRLCTTKSMYTVNESFPGPVMYVRKGDTAYVNVFNEGHYGVTIHWHGIKNPRNPWFDGPEYVTQCPIPPGTNFTYQVLFTSEEGTLWWHAHSDWTRATVHGAIVIKPALGTTYPFPEPDGENVLVFASWYDEDVMELMEEALSEGGLTTLSDAYCINGQPGDFYNCSRESTTRISVDYGKTYLLRLVNSVQNTDMYFGIANHSLTVVGWDGAYVKPLVKSFIMITPGQAMDILVTADQPLGEYYMIISPFFDGQADDFDMSIASAIFQYNGNYSYTGLPAYPSDFPGWEDIGPATAFVKQLKSLNSPEHPIDVPQDDEITTRMYITISISMMKCPNDSCEGPDGNRLASALNNISFANPDLDVLQAYYSNITGYYTPDFPDLPPTLFNFTSEDLLTDNVTMSDQGTKVKVLNYNESVEIILQGTNVMNSGETHPMHLHGFRFYVIGLGQGNFDNKTAPETYNMYDPPEANTVPVPKDGWAVIRFRADNPGVWYMHCHFDRHMAWGMDTVFIVKNGTTAETSIREPPAYMPPCETDSSLLSALHSYLRQKA; encoded by the exons ATGGGTTCTTCTCCGTGCGAGCTCCGATGGCTTCTCGCTCTACTGGGTGGGCTGCTGTTGCTCCTCCCTCTGGCTCAAGGCGAGGACCATTACTACACTTTCGTC CTGCGAGACACCAACTTCACGAGGCTGTGCACGACAAAGAGCATGTATACGGTGAACGAAAGCTTCCCGGGGCCGGTGATGTACGTCCGTAAGGGAGACACGGCCTACGTCAACGTCTTCAACGAAGGACACTACGGAGTCACCATTCACTG GCATGGCATTAAGAATCCGAGGAACCCATGGTTCGACGGGCCTGAATACGTTACGCAGTGTCCAATCCCTCCGGGGACTAACTTCACTTACCAAGTCTTGTTCACCTCAGAGGAGGGAACCCTTTGGTGGCATGCACACAGCGATTGGACCCGCGCCACTGTCCACGGCGCAATTGTCATAAAGCCCGCCCTTGGCACCACTTATCCTTTCCCAGAGCCCGACGGTGAAAACGTCCTTGTCTTCG CATCCTGGTACGACGAGGACGTGATGGAGTTGATGGAAGAGGCCCTTTCTGAAGGTGGACTGACGACATTGTCAGATGCTTACTGCATCAATGGCCAGCCTGGTGATTTTTATAATTGTTCCAGAG AAAGCACGACTAGAATATCTGTCGATTATGGCAAGACCTATCTTCTCCGCCTAGTCAATTCAGTGCAAAATACCGACATGTACTTTGGCATTGCAAACCACAGCCTAACGGTGGTAGGATGGGACGGAGCCTACGTCAAGCCCTTGGTCAAGAGTTTCATCATGATAACCCCAGGTCAGGCGATGGACATTTTGGTCACAGCCGACCAGCCTCTCGGCGAGTACTACATGATCATCTCACCTTTCTTCGATGGTCAAGCGGACGATTTCGACATGAGCATCGCTAGTGCAATCTTCCAGTACAACGGCAACTACTCTTACACCGGATTACCGGCGTATCCGAGTGATTTCCCCGGATGGGAGGATATAGGGCCCGCGACTGCCTTTGTCAAACAACTGAAAAGCTTGAACTCGCCAGAGCACCCCATCGACGTCCCCCAGGACGACGAGATCACGACCAGGATGTACATCACCATCTCGATCAGCATGATGAAATGTCCAAATGACTCGTGTGAAGGACCGGACGGTAATCGCCTCGCCTCAGCGTTGAACAACATTTCTTTTGCAAACCCTGACCTGGATGTGCTTCAAGCATACTACAG CAATATCACCGGGTATTACACGCCGGATTTCCCTGATCTGCCACCTACGTTGTTCAACTTCACGTCCGAAGACCTATTGACAGACAACGTGACGATGTCGGACCAAGGAACGAAAGTCAAGGTACTGAACTACAACGAGTCCGTCGAGATAATCCTCCAGGGGACCAACGTGATGAACTCAGGCGAGACTCACCCGATGCACCTGCACGGGTTCCGGTTCTATGTGATCGGACTGGGCCAGGGCAATTTCGACAACAAGACCGCTCCAGAAACCTACAACATGTACGACCCACCCGAAGCGAACACTGTCCCAGTGCCGAAGGACGGGTGGGCTGTCATCAGATTCAGGGCAGACAATCCTG GCGTATGGTACATGCACTGTCATTTCGATCGGCACATGGCATGGGGCATGGACACGGTATTCATAGTCAAGAATGGGACCACGGCTGAGACAAGCATCCGGGAGCCTCCTGCGTACATGCCTCCTTGCGAGACGGACTCGTCACTGTTGAGCGCCCTTCATTCTTACTTACGGCAGAAGGCttaa